One region of Hoeflea sp. 108 genomic DNA includes:
- a CDS encoding ABC transporter permease encodes MTSSRIRALLKAISTFKGGISGAFLLLLVIGALFAPWLAPYPYDQQDLGIMNQAPSMTHLLGTDEFGRDVLSRMITGARTSLSVSITAIGISVLLGLVLGATCGYFGGAFDRMVMTVVDLTWSFPEILIALMLVAIIGPGLEGVVIAIAIAYLAQFTRLTRTQIMSLKNETYVEATVSLGAGHTHILFSHLLPNALAPVLVAAMLATGDAIILEATLGFFGLGAQPPTPSWGAMMSSGTAQLFIAPWVILLPGLAVALTVVFLNLFGDAVIAALDVRTKLREA; translated from the coding sequence ATGACAAGCTCTCGTATTCGGGCCCTTCTCAAGGCAATCTCCACCTTCAAGGGCGGTATCTCCGGTGCGTTCCTGCTGCTTCTGGTCATCGGCGCCTTGTTTGCTCCGTGGCTGGCGCCTTACCCTTATGACCAGCAGGACCTGGGGATCATGAACCAGGCCCCGTCGATGACGCATCTGTTGGGCACCGACGAGTTCGGTCGCGATGTGCTGTCGCGCATGATCACAGGCGCTCGCACCTCGCTTTCGGTCAGCATCACCGCGATCGGCATCTCCGTGCTGCTCGGTCTGGTGCTGGGGGCAACCTGCGGCTACTTCGGCGGTGCGTTCGACCGCATGGTCATGACTGTGGTCGATCTGACCTGGTCATTCCCCGAAATCCTGATCGCGCTGATGCTGGTCGCCATCATCGGACCCGGCCTGGAAGGCGTGGTCATCGCTATCGCCATCGCTTATCTCGCCCAGTTCACGCGGCTGACGCGCACCCAGATCATGTCGCTCAAGAACGAAACCTATGTCGAGGCAACGGTCAGCCTCGGCGCTGGCCATACCCACATCCTGTTTTCGCATCTTCTGCCCAATGCGCTGGCGCCGGTGCTGGTGGCGGCGATGCTGGCGACGGGCGATGCCATCATCCTGGAGGCGACGCTCGGCTTCTTCGGCCTGGGCGCGCAGCCGCCGACGCCGAGTTGGGGCGCGATGATGAGTTCCGGCACGGCCCAGCTGTTCATTGCGCCATGGGTGATCCTGCTGCCGGGGCTCGCAGTGGCGCTGACGGTGGTCTTTCTCAATCTGTTCGGCGACGCGGTGATCGCAGCGCTCGACGTCCGCACCAAGTTGAGGGAGGCGTAA
- a CDS encoding ABC transporter permease produces the protein MIGFTLRRLLLLLPVFFVVSLVVFFIIHLVPGDPIDNLMRAGSSPEQRLQIAAKYGLDRSLVEQYLTWMGRLLTGDLGTSIIQGRPVSALIAYNLPYSLQLGGAALLFSTLTGIAAGVIAASYQGTRIDDAITGFILLGSTVPSFWLGLLLILVFAVWLGWVPVSGARGWNSLILPVIAAGLGGIALVARVTRIAMIETARQDFVMLLHAKGLPPFIIQLRHVLRHAMVPVVTILSLRIGWVLGGAVTIEYVFARPGLGALLIRALNQRDYPLVQGCLLMLAMAVIIGALIGDIVQAAMDPRQREARS, from the coding sequence ATGATCGGCTTTACATTGAGGCGGCTGCTTTTGCTGCTGCCCGTATTCTTTGTCGTCTCGCTGGTGGTGTTCTTCATCATCCACCTCGTGCCGGGCGACCCCATCGACAACCTGATGCGGGCCGGCTCATCGCCTGAGCAACGCCTCCAGATCGCCGCGAAGTACGGCCTCGACCGCAGCCTGGTCGAGCAGTACCTGACCTGGATGGGGCGGCTCCTGACCGGCGACCTCGGCACCTCGATCATCCAGGGGCGCCCGGTCAGTGCGCTGATCGCCTACAACCTGCCCTACAGTCTCCAGCTGGGCGGTGCGGCGCTGCTGTTTTCGACGCTGACCGGCATCGCTGCCGGGGTGATCGCGGCGAGCTATCAGGGCACCCGCATCGACGATGCCATCACCGGCTTCATCCTGCTCGGCTCGACGGTGCCGAGCTTCTGGCTCGGTCTGCTTTTGATCCTGGTCTTTGCCGTCTGGCTCGGCTGGGTCCCGGTTTCGGGTGCACGCGGATGGAACTCTCTCATCCTGCCGGTCATTGCCGCAGGGCTGGGGGGCATAGCACTTGTGGCGCGGGTGACGCGGATCGCCATGATCGAGACGGCGCGGCAGGATTTCGTCATGCTGCTGCACGCCAAGGGGCTGCCGCCGTTCATCATCCAGCTGCGCCATGTCCTGCGCCACGCCATGGTTCCTGTCGTGACGATCCTCAGTCTGCGCATCGGCTGGGTGCTCGGCGGCGCGGTGACCATCGAATACGTCTTTGCGCGACCAGGTCTCGGTGCGCTTTTGATCCGGGCGCTGAACCAGCGCGACTATCCCCTGGTTCAGGGTTGCCTGCTGATGCTGGCCATGGCCGTCATCATTGGCGCCCTGATCGGCGACATCGTCCAGGCGGCGATGGATCCCCGCCAGCGTGAGGCACGGTCATGA
- a CDS encoding ABC transporter substrate-binding protein, giving the protein MNRREFLASVSAVTLAAGLGLDARHSARASESEAVFVLASAEVGAASQDPIRATLLSTVATLIYDRLIEQDVDQSYHPHLAESWETSADGMSWIFKLRQGVRFHDGEPFNSATIAWWIPKFKGTPNEYLVDAIDRVDAVDDQTFKFVMKRADPNLIFNLASAFMGIPSPKAYDAAGDSYGVTEAVGTGPYKLESFAVGQEAVLVANEEYTWGSDLSENKGAPHIKRLTMREIPDASTAFLELKTGGVGMLLGVPSQFLPQLEADDNISFRSLPGMGVTYLGFNTRKEPFDDLAVRQATALAVDQAAIHKSVFNGVGLESHQFLISSLAESKIDPALEIHHDLGKANEILDKAGWQRGSDGVRTKDGKPLKIKLTAQSETSFKRTAEVVQAQLKAIGMDVEIVIFDNTSVVDQLKKGEHQLAVRHYDWNNADILDWFFSTTNIPYPNSTAWQDEKSQSLRDIAMTQSKTPEERVVNFRKYQENLIANFLFAPIHEPVQNYAFNKTLLDVPEKLRGTQLVQATVVDIKVVD; this is encoded by the coding sequence ATGAATCGACGTGAGTTTCTTGCATCGGTATCGGCTGTTACGCTGGCAGCTGGGCTGGGCCTGGATGCACGGCATTCAGCGAGGGCTTCGGAGAGCGAGGCGGTGTTCGTGCTTGCCAGTGCCGAGGTCGGCGCGGCGTCCCAGGATCCGATCCGGGCTACCTTGCTGAGCACCGTGGCGACGCTGATCTATGACCGGCTTATCGAACAGGATGTCGACCAGTCCTATCATCCCCACCTCGCAGAATCCTGGGAAACCAGCGCTGATGGCATGAGCTGGATCTTCAAGCTTCGGCAAGGTGTTCGCTTCCATGATGGTGAACCGTTCAACTCGGCAACCATAGCGTGGTGGATACCCAAGTTCAAAGGTACGCCCAACGAGTACCTGGTCGACGCCATCGATCGTGTCGATGCGGTCGACGACCAGACGTTCAAGTTTGTGATGAAGCGGGCGGATCCGAACCTGATCTTCAATCTGGCATCCGCTTTCATGGGGATACCTTCGCCGAAGGCCTACGATGCGGCGGGTGACAGCTATGGCGTGACGGAGGCCGTCGGTACCGGTCCCTACAAACTCGAGAGCTTTGCCGTCGGCCAGGAAGCTGTGCTGGTCGCCAATGAGGAGTACACTTGGGGCAGCGACCTCTCGGAGAACAAGGGCGCGCCCCACATCAAGCGGTTGACGATGCGCGAAATTCCCGACGCGTCGACCGCCTTCCTCGAGCTCAAGACCGGCGGCGTCGGCATGCTGCTGGGCGTGCCCAGCCAGTTCCTGCCGCAACTGGAAGCGGACGACAACATCAGCTTCCGCAGCCTGCCCGGTATGGGCGTGACCTATCTCGGCTTCAACACCCGCAAGGAGCCGTTCGACGACCTTGCCGTGCGCCAGGCAACCGCGCTGGCCGTCGACCAGGCCGCCATCCACAAGAGCGTCTTTAATGGTGTCGGTCTGGAATCGCACCAGTTCCTGATCAGTTCGCTGGCGGAATCGAAGATCGACCCGGCGCTGGAAATCCACCATGACCTGGGCAAGGCCAACGAGATTCTCGACAAGGCTGGATGGCAGCGCGGCAGCGACGGTGTCAGGACCAAGGACGGCAAGCCGCTGAAGATCAAGTTGACGGCACAGTCGGAGACCTCGTTCAAGCGCACCGCCGAAGTCGTCCAGGCACAGCTCAAGGCGATCGGCATGGATGTCGAGATCGTCATCTTCGACAACACATCCGTTGTCGACCAGCTCAAGAAAGGCGAGCACCAGCTCGCCGTGCGCCACTATGACTGGAACAACGCCGACATTCTCGACTGGTTCTTCAGCACGACCAACATTCCCTATCCGAATTCCACCGCTTGGCAGGACGAGAAGTCACAGTCGCTGCGCGACATCGCGATGACGCAGTCGAAGACGCCCGAAGAGCGCGTCGTGAATTTCAGGAAGTACCAGGAGAACCTGATCGCCAACTTCCTGTTCGCGCCGATCCATGAGCCGGTACAGAACTACGCCTTCAACAAGACGCTGCTCGACGTGCCGGAAAAGCTGCGCGGCACACAATTGGTGCAGGCGACAGTCGTCGACATCAAGGTAGTGGACTAG
- a CDS encoding MurR/RpiR family transcriptional regulator — protein sequence MTESVRRRLADSLANATNAEKALASYMLANLSGLPFETSATLASKVGVSEPTVGRFCRALGYARFKDLKTDLRDNIGTQPWLAGDRLKEFRDSSREGDALARSLELEIAGLLRIYEIARTKEWHRAVKRLATVPQVFVAGFQTERGIAQYFANQLQYLRPGIQLADIAGGNFSEILLSPPKSTCLVIFEARRYSRLNLILAQEAKKAKIPITLVTDAFCDWGRDLVDEMFVVPTEFGMFWESTAQMASLGNLLINGVFNELGVTIEDRMNRVSELHGKITGYVGD from the coding sequence ATGACAGAATCGGTCCGCCGGCGGCTTGCCGACAGCCTCGCCAACGCCACCAACGCCGAGAAGGCGCTGGCCAGTTACATGCTGGCCAATCTGAGCGGGCTGCCGTTCGAGACGTCAGCCACGCTGGCCAGCAAGGTCGGTGTCAGCGAGCCGACGGTCGGGCGTTTCTGCCGGGCACTGGGCTATGCTCGTTTCAAGGACCTCAAGACGGACCTCAGGGACAATATCGGCACCCAGCCCTGGCTCGCCGGCGACAGGCTGAAGGAATTCCGCGACAGCAGCCGCGAAGGTGATGCGCTGGCACGCAGCCTGGAACTGGAGATCGCCGGTCTGCTGAGGATCTACGAGATCGCGCGCACCAAGGAATGGCACCGCGCGGTCAAGCGCCTAGCAACTGTGCCTCAGGTGTTTGTCGCCGGCTTCCAGACAGAACGCGGCATCGCTCAGTATTTCGCCAACCAGCTGCAATATCTGCGGCCCGGCATCCAACTCGCCGACATCGCAGGCGGCAACTTCAGTGAGATTCTGCTGAGCCCGCCGAAATCCACCTGCCTTGTGATATTCGAGGCGCGCCGCTATTCGCGTCTGAACCTGATCCTGGCGCAGGAAGCCAAGAAGGCGAAGATCCCGATCACGCTTGTCACCGACGCCTTCTGCGACTGGGGCCGTGACCTCGTCGACGAAATGTTCGTCGTGCCGACCGAGTTCGGCATGTTCTGGGAATCGACTGCCCAGATGGCCAGCCTCGGCAACCTGCTGATCAACGGCGTGTTCAATGAACTCGGTGTCACGATCGAAGACCGGATGAACAGGGTTTCAGAACTCCACGGCAAGATCACCGGCTACGTCGGCGACTGA
- a CDS encoding M23 family metallopeptidase, with protein MQDTDQTIAELGNEPPLIADGRAGPPDRREVSARWLSGTFLTGVTSSVLMGVALFAALDGREKLATPPEIAELATQDGGDSGQKAKTTRLAPLRQIAKAKDRRRMEVSMVTKQGDRDVIKTMPFVQIKMALAASHPTTRNYPAFDPLTVFAEDGPPEPAAGAATAGQIYGVKVESEMSLKTIDFPTDTAAFDETSALSANEVEKVVRDAGGDLTEGDVQVASLHYIDPQRFGDAFADQALAGSYGIKIVPENVSVTSRADVDPETLSYAEDIIAFDKDRKIVDALAASGYEGDDAKGMSSAISRLLNATALKAGTVLRVGLEVRGDVGKIVRTSVYDRTQHILTIALDDRGQFVPGDEPEPNPEIATAFEDTPAVPTTSRGALPTVYDGIYRAAYSYGMSQDMTKKLVRLLSSDVDFQSRLNPSDRIEVFFSQPDGDDKASDKSELLYVAATFGGTTRNFYRFQMGDGAVDYFDEDGRSSRQFLLRNPLPNGKFRSGFGGRKHPILGYVRMHTGVDWSAPTGTPIIAAGNAIVEKAGWAGGYGKQTILRHTNGYETSYNHQSRIAPNVVPGARVRQGQVIGYVGTTGLSTGAHLHYELIVNGTKVDPMRVRLPTGRVLSGEELTAFKRERERIDDLLKDENKDGLKVASSTKVSG; from the coding sequence ATGCAGGATACGGACCAGACCATAGCCGAGCTCGGCAATGAGCCGCCGCTTATCGCGGACGGTCGCGCTGGTCCCCCGGACCGCCGCGAGGTTTCGGCGCGTTGGCTCTCTGGTACATTCCTGACCGGTGTCACCTCGAGCGTGCTGATGGGCGTGGCACTGTTTGCCGCCCTCGACGGTCGCGAAAAACTCGCCACCCCGCCCGAAATCGCCGAGCTTGCCACCCAGGATGGCGGCGACTCCGGCCAGAAGGCCAAGACCACCCGCCTCGCGCCTCTGCGCCAGATCGCCAAGGCCAAGGACCGGCGGCGCATGGAAGTGTCGATGGTCACCAAGCAGGGCGACCGCGACGTGATCAAGACAATGCCGTTTGTCCAGATCAAGATGGCGCTGGCCGCCAGCCATCCGACGACGCGTAACTATCCGGCCTTCGATCCACTGACGGTCTTTGCCGAGGATGGCCCGCCTGAGCCGGCGGCGGGTGCTGCCACGGCCGGGCAGATCTACGGCGTCAAGGTCGAGAGCGAGATGAGCCTGAAGACCATCGACTTCCCGACCGACACGGCCGCCTTCGACGAGACCTCGGCACTGTCGGCCAACGAGGTCGAGAAGGTGGTCCGCGATGCCGGCGGCGACCTGACCGAAGGCGACGTCCAGGTCGCCTCCCTCCATTACATCGACCCGCAGCGCTTCGGCGACGCATTCGCCGATCAGGCGCTGGCCGGTTCCTACGGCATCAAGATCGTACCTGAAAACGTGTCGGTGACTTCGCGCGCCGATGTCGACCCGGAGACCTTGTCTTATGCCGAAGACATCATCGCCTTCGACAAGGACCGCAAGATCGTCGACGCGCTGGCGGCCTCCGGCTATGAGGGCGACGATGCCAAGGGCATGTCGAGCGCGATTTCGCGTCTTCTCAACGCGACCGCGCTCAAGGCCGGCACCGTCCTGCGTGTCGGGCTCGAGGTGCGCGGCGATGTCGGCAAGATCGTGCGCACCAGCGTCTACGACCGCACCCAGCACATATTGACCATAGCACTCGACGACCGTGGCCAGTTCGTGCCCGGCGACGAGCCGGAGCCCAATCCCGAGATCGCGACCGCCTTCGAGGATACGCCGGCAGTTCCCACGACCTCGCGCGGCGCGTTGCCCACCGTCTATGACGGCATCTATCGCGCCGCCTATTCCTACGGCATGTCCCAGGACATGACCAAGAAGCTGGTCAGACTATTGTCGTCGGACGTCGACTTCCAGTCGCGCCTCAACCCGTCCGACCGCATCGAGGTGTTCTTCTCGCAGCCGGACGGCGACGACAAGGCCTCAGACAAGTCGGAACTGCTCTATGTCGCCGCCACCTTCGGCGGCACCACGCGCAATTTCTATCGCTTCCAGATGGGCGATGGTGCGGTCGACTATTTCGACGAGGACGGCCGCAGCTCGCGCCAGTTCCTGCTGCGCAATCCTCTGCCCAACGGCAAGTTCCGCTCAGGCTTCGGTGGCCGCAAACATCCGATCCTCGGATATGTGCGCATGCACACCGGCGTCGACTGGTCGGCGCCCACGGGCACGCCGATCATCGCGGCCGGTAACGCCATCGTCGAAAAGGCCGGCTGGGCTGGCGGCTACGGCAAGCAGACCATCCTGCGCCACACCAACGGCTACGAGACGTCGTACAACCACCAGAGCCGTATCGCGCCCAATGTCGTGCCCGGCGCCCGCGTCCGCCAGGGCCAGGTCATCGGCTATGTCGGCACCACCGGCCTGTCGACCGGTGCGCATCTGCACTACGAGCTGATCGTCAACGGCACCAAGGTCGACCCGATGCGCGTCCGCCTGCCCACGGGCCGTGTGCTGAGCGGCGAGGAGCTGACCGCGTTCAAGCGCGAGCGCGAGCGCATCGACGACCTGCTGAAGGACGAGAACAAGGACGGCCTGAAGGTCGCCAGCAGCACCAAGGTCAGCGGCTAA
- a CDS encoding GGDEF domain-containing protein, translating into MSASDLRRLSGETAGTPWSEFIWRGYMPYAIWLVIGVVLYAIDTQLDMFERIYELTRTYEEWQLDEAISLLLWAGIIGLVMLVIRTRQLNREIARREAAEKLAHDTARHDPLTGLANRRRFREAIQASVARSENALATCAVIYIDLDGFKPVNDRHGHAAGDIVLIEVAERIAYAAPNGATVARLGGDEFGLVLSDIGNPEALVFLSQRLQRDIAKPITSDEVKLIVGATVGIAVFPEDGGDPEALIAAADRAMYIAKRAKYDAAVGESLARASVAG; encoded by the coding sequence ATGTCGGCATCCGATCTGCGTCGGCTTTCAGGCGAGACGGCCGGGACGCCGTGGAGCGAGTTCATCTGGCGAGGATACATGCCCTACGCAATCTGGCTGGTGATCGGTGTCGTGCTCTATGCCATCGACACGCAACTCGACATGTTCGAGCGTATCTACGAGCTTACCCGCACCTATGAAGAATGGCAGCTGGACGAGGCGATCTCGCTGCTTTTGTGGGCCGGCATCATCGGGCTCGTCATGCTGGTCATCCGTACCCGGCAGCTGAACCGCGAGATTGCACGCCGCGAGGCTGCGGAAAAGCTCGCCCATGATACGGCCCGCCATGACCCGCTCACCGGACTTGCCAATCGCCGCCGCTTCCGCGAGGCGATTCAGGCTTCGGTCGCTCGTTCGGAAAATGCCCTGGCGACCTGCGCCGTGATCTATATCGACCTTGACGGTTTCAAGCCGGTCAACGACCGCCACGGCCATGCTGCCGGCGACATCGTGCTGATCGAGGTGGCCGAGCGCATTGCCTATGCCGCGCCCAATGGGGCGACGGTCGCCCGGCTCGGTGGCGACGAGTTTGGCCTCGTCCTGTCCGATATCGGCAATCCCGAGGCGCTCGTGTTCCTCAGCCAGCGTCTGCAGCGCGACATCGCCAAGCCAATCACGTCTGACGAGGTGAAGCTGATCGTCGGCGCTACGGTCGGCATCGCGGTCTTCCCGGAGGATGGCGGCGACCCCGAGGCGTTGATCGCAGCCGCTGACCGGGCGATGTACATCGCCAAGCGCGCCAAATACGACGCCGCTGTTGGCGAGAGCTTGGCCCGGGCAAGCGTCGCGGGCTGA
- a CDS encoding MFS transporter, which produces MNQPAAAPVPVFCPPDARRYVLVSAILASSMGFIDGSVVSLAMPIIREDLGASLVDAQWISNSYMLFLSALVLLGGAAGDVFGVRNIFAAGIALFMVTSAACALAVDADMLIVMRAAQGIGAALMVPGSLAIIAKSYPNETRGKAIGQWAAFSSLTTAMGPFIGGMVLSFGAEWMWRLIFAINVPIGFVALYMLFSRVPQDRPSSSRRLDLGGAVLATGGLGLMAWGLTAFGLPADMRAVSPWIWIFAGAVLFAGFIVWEKWARAPMVKLELFRSRAFAGANLYTLTLFFAFNAVLFFLPMTVISGWGAKEWEASLLFVPLSLFIALLSSYSGRLADAIGPRLPLTVGAALVGISYAGLALTMPLMMLWQVTFPILLLKGLGMAIVVSPVSAAVMRATPEEDTGLASGINNALARAAGLMAVAALGAVAGIVFASVLGNAAPGAEFGGLSTAPLDAAAEALRVAATNNAFSAIAWIAAVMCFLSALVAWITQPSWKRSDEKAGTSTPAIVE; this is translated from the coding sequence ATGAATCAGCCAGCCGCCGCTCCGGTTCCAGTCTTCTGCCCACCCGATGCACGTCGCTATGTGCTGGTGTCGGCGATCCTCGCCTCCAGCATGGGGTTCATCGACGGCTCGGTGGTGTCGCTGGCCATGCCGATTATTCGCGAGGATCTCGGCGCCTCGCTTGTCGATGCGCAGTGGATCTCCAACTCCTACATGCTGTTTCTCTCCGCGCTCGTGCTGCTCGGCGGTGCCGCCGGCGACGTGTTCGGGGTGCGCAACATCTTTGCCGCTGGCATCGCGCTGTTCATGGTCACCTCGGCGGCCTGCGCGCTCGCCGTCGATGCCGACATGCTGATCGTCATGCGTGCGGCGCAAGGCATCGGTGCGGCGCTGATGGTGCCCGGCAGCCTGGCAATCATCGCCAAATCCTACCCCAATGAGACGCGCGGCAAGGCGATCGGCCAGTGGGCCGCCTTCTCGTCGCTGACCACGGCGATGGGACCTTTCATCGGCGGCATGGTGCTGTCATTCGGCGCGGAGTGGATGTGGCGGCTGATCTTCGCCATTAACGTGCCGATCGGCTTCGTGGCGCTGTATATGCTGTTTTCCAGGGTGCCGCAGGACCGGCCGTCGTCGAGCCGGCGGCTCGATCTCGGCGGTGCGGTGCTCGCCACCGGCGGCCTCGGCCTGATGGCGTGGGGGCTGACTGCCTTTGGCCTGCCGGCGGACATGCGTGCGGTGTCGCCCTGGATCTGGATCTTTGCAGGTGCAGTTCTTTTCGCCGGCTTCATCGTCTGGGAGAAATGGGCGCGGGCGCCCATGGTCAAGCTCGAGCTGTTCCGCTCGCGCGCCTTCGCGGGTGCCAATCTCTATACGCTGACCCTGTTCTTCGCCTTCAATGCGGTGCTGTTCTTTCTGCCGATGACGGTGATTTCGGGCTGGGGCGCCAAGGAGTGGGAAGCGAGTCTGCTGTTCGTGCCGCTGTCGCTGTTCATAGCGCTGCTGTCGAGCTATTCCGGCCGGCTGGCGGACGCGATCGGCCCGCGCTTGCCGCTGACTGTTGGTGCTGCGCTGGTCGGCATTTCATACGCCGGGCTCGCGCTTACCATGCCGCTGATGATGTTGTGGCAGGTGACGTTCCCGATCCTGCTGCTCAAGGGGCTCGGCATGGCGATCGTCGTCTCGCCGGTGTCGGCAGCGGTGATGCGGGCGACGCCGGAGGAGGACACGGGGCTGGCCTCTGGCATCAATAATGCGCTCGCCCGCGCCGCAGGCCTGATGGCGGTGGCGGCCCTTGGCGCAGTCGCCGGCATCGTCTTCGCCAGCGTGCTCGGCAATGCCGCGCCAGGCGCTGAATTCGGCGGGCTTTCCACTGCACCGCTCGATGCCGCCGCAGAGGCGCTGCGGGTGGCTGCGACCAACAACGCCTTTTCGGCAATCGCATGGATTGCGGCGGTCATGTGCTTCCTTTCGGCGCTGGTCGCCTGGATCACCCAGCCATCCTGGAAGCGGTCGGATGAAAAGGCTGGGACAAGCACGCCGGCAATCGTCGAATGA
- a CDS encoding glutathione S-transferase family protein, producing MSLTLYLHPLSSFCHKVLIAFYENGTDFRAVNVNLGDPGERAALTAKWPLCKIPVLHDERRDRVVPETSIIIEYVQQHYPGPAPMLPADEELRLDARLWERFFDLYVNVPTQKIVTDRIRPEGGNDPVGVADAHRTLDTAYAVIEARLAGRTWAMGDAFGISECSATPALFYASIVHPFGSDQHNLKAYFERLMARPSVRRTLAEARPYFSFFPYREAMPERFLHDEVAT from the coding sequence ATGTCGCTGACGCTGTACCTCCACCCCCTCTCCTCCTTTTGCCACAAGGTGCTGATCGCGTTTTACGAGAACGGCACCGACTTTCGCGCCGTGAACGTGAACCTCGGCGATCCGGGCGAAAGGGCGGCGTTGACGGCCAAATGGCCGCTTTGCAAGATCCCCGTGCTGCATGACGAAAGGCGTGACCGCGTGGTGCCGGAGACGAGCATCATCATCGAATATGTGCAGCAGCATTACCCTGGGCCGGCGCCGATGCTGCCTGCCGACGAGGAGCTGCGGCTCGATGCGCGGCTGTGGGAGCGCTTTTTCGACCTCTATGTCAACGTTCCCACCCAGAAGATCGTGACCGACAGGATACGGCCCGAGGGCGGCAACGACCCGGTCGGGGTGGCAGACGCGCACCGCACGCTCGACACCGCCTATGCGGTGATCGAGGCAAGGCTGGCCGGTCGCACATGGGCCATGGGAGACGCCTTCGGCATATCGGAATGTTCGGCAACGCCAGCGCTGTTCTACGCTTCGATCGTGCATCCTTTCGGTTCCGACCAGCACAATCTAAAAGCCTATTTCGAGCGCCTGATGGCGCGGCCGTCAGTGCGTCGGACATTGGCCGAGGCCAGGCCTTACTTCTCGTTCTTCCCCTATCGCGAGGCGATGCCCGAGCGATTTCTCCACGACGAGGTTGCAACATGA
- a CDS encoding metalloregulator ArsR/SmtB family transcription factor yields the protein MMMEAQRLDRMFVALADAGRRDMVERLSRGPATVKQLANPRGMGLPSALKHLRVLEDGGIVVSSKVGRIRTYSILPDAFRDMDEWVRARKTAMNAAFDRLAQAMSALPEEDDQE from the coding sequence ATGATGATGGAAGCGCAACGGCTCGACCGGATGTTCGTGGCCCTTGCCGATGCCGGGCGTCGTGACATGGTGGAGCGGCTGAGCCGTGGACCGGCGACGGTGAAACAACTGGCCAACCCCAGGGGCATGGGACTGCCTTCGGCGCTCAAGCATCTGCGGGTGCTCGAGGACGGCGGCATCGTCGTCTCGAGCAAGGTCGGGCGCATTCGCACCTATTCCATTTTGCCCGACGCCTTCAGGGACATGGACGAATGGGTGCGGGCGCGCAAGACTGCGATGAATGCCGCCTTTGATCGGCTGGCGCAAGCGATGTCGGCACTGCCTGAAGAGGACGACCAGGAATGA
- a CDS encoding SRPBCC family protein — MNAVQHTTFVIERDLPASPKHAFRFWSDKELKRAWNDCHLDWIVLEDAFDFRVGGIEAKRWRMPDGNELTFRADYFDIEAARRIIYGFEMSMGGQRISASLATVEFLADGKATRMKFTEQLAFLGSADAMAARIAGTGEGFDRLVEMMAREFAGIH; from the coding sequence ATGAACGCGGTCCAGCACACCACCTTCGTCATCGAGCGCGACCTGCCGGCAAGCCCGAAACATGCCTTCCGCTTCTGGTCGGACAAGGAGCTCAAGCGCGCCTGGAACGACTGCCACCTCGATTGGATCGTGCTTGAGGATGCCTTCGACTTCCGCGTCGGCGGCATCGAGGCCAAGCGCTGGCGCATGCCCGATGGCAACGAACTGACCTTCCGCGCAGACTATTTCGACATCGAGGCGGCAAGGCGCATCATCTACGGCTTCGAGATGAGCATGGGCGGACAACGCATCTCGGCCTCGCTGGCGACGGTCGAATTCCTCGCCGATGGCAAGGCGACCCGGATGAAGTTCACCGAGCAACTGGCGTTCCTGGGCAGCGCCGACGCCATGGCCGCCCGCATCGCCGGCACCGGCGAAGGCTTCGACCGGCTGGTCGAAATGATGGCGCGTGAATTCGCCGGGATACACTGA